One window of Dendropsophus ebraccatus isolate aDenEbr1 chromosome 13, aDenEbr1.pat, whole genome shotgun sequence genomic DNA carries:
- the EXD2 gene encoding exonuclease 3'-5' domain-containing protein 2 isoform X1 — MVVSIIAVVQVSERYFSRMPRHAGLTLGVASLVGTTVGCLILWKLIKRRRRQLYTSVDKKDLCTALITEVQDSHHGVQQPLERESVVFSVEKILQADVKIVSKTEEWDVVWPLLQKDLDVYPVLGMDCEWVSVDGRTNPISLLQMASHSGLCVLVRLPRLASTAYNIPKTLITLLANSGVLKVGVGCWEDASKLMNDYGLSVKGTVDIRYLAMRHRRDIFQNSLSLKSLSETILCYPLDKSFQLRCSNWDAEEFTQDQVCYAARDAQVSVALFLQLLGFFTSESPTAWEYFLGKCQGLVDVPFKGKGVVNVISKQKKEGSIEQSASNAQGDPRRHKKKPLGVGYSVRKSPLYDNCFLHAPDGQPLCTCDRKKAQWYLDKGIGDLISSNPFVVRLRFEPSGRPESSVDYYLTVKENLCVVCGKKESYIRKNIVPHEYRRHFPIQMKDHNSHDVLLLCTACHAVSNYYDNNFKQHLATEFSAPIGCEEGVRMLEDPTRRQVRSAARALLNASKLPESRREELMSEIRAFYYTDEVTEETLKEAANLETRICNETYTPHGLKVVQCYAKGGLKSLMELEKRWRQHFLDKMSPKFLPQQWCVDHNHSKLIKKYGEDLPIQLG, encoded by the exons ATGGTTGTATCTATCATAGCCGTCGTCCAGGTTTCTGAGAG GTATTTCAGCAGAATGCCCAGGCATGCAGGTTTAACCCTTGGTGTTGCCTCTTTGGTGGGTACTACAGTAGGATGCCTAATCCTGTGGAAGCTTATTAAACGCCGGAGGCGACAGTTGTATACGAGTGTTGATAAGAAGGACTTGTGTACTGCACTGATCACAGAAGTCCAAGACTCTCATCATGGTGTACAGCAGCCATTAGAAAGAGAGAGCGTGGTGTTCTCAGTGGAGAAAATCCTGCAGGCTGATGTGAAGATAGTCTCAAAGACTGAAGAATGGGATGTGGTGTGGCCTTTATTACAGAAAGATCTTGACGTGTACCCGGTACTTGGCATGGACTGCGAGTGG GTGTCTGTAGATGGGAGAACAAACCCGATCTCCCTGCTACAGATGGCCTCCCACAGTGGCCTTTGTGTCCTGGTTCGTTTGCCCCGGTTGGCCAGCACTGCCTACAACATCCCAAAGACCCTAATAACTCTACTAGCAAACAGCGGTGTTCTGAAAGTAGGTGTTGGTTGTTGGGAAGATGCTTCAAAACTCATGAATGACTATGGCCTGTCTGTGAAGGGCACTGTGGATATACGCTACCTGGCAATGAGACATAG GAGGGACATTTTCCAGAACAGCCTCAGTCTTAAAAGTCTGTCTGAAACCATCCTGTGCTATCCTCTGGATAAATCCTTTCAGCTTCGCTGTAGTAACTGGGATGCCGAAGAGTTCACacaggatcag GTGTGTTATGCTGCCAGGGATGCCCAggtttctgttgcactcttccttCAGTTACTTGGATTCTTCACTTCGGAGTCTCCCACGGCATGGGAGTATTTCCTGGGCAAGTGCCAAGGTCTGGTTGATGTTCCGTTTAAAGGGAAAGGTGTTGTAAATGTCATTTCAAAACAGAAGAAGGAAGGATCTATAGAACAATCTGCATCTAATGCCCAGGGAGATCCTCGCAGACATAAGAAGAAACCTCTGGGAGTAGGTTATTCAGTAAG GAAGTCGCCACTGTATGATAACTGTTTCCTGCATGCTCCTGATGGACAGCCGCTATGCACATGTGATAGGAAGAAAGCCCAGTGGTATCTGGATAAAGGCATTGGAG ACTTGATCAGCAGTAATCCATTTGTAGTGCGACTACGCTTTGAGCCTTCTGGTCGTCCAGAGTCAAGTGTGGATTACTACCTCACTGTTAAGGAAAATCTCTGTGTGGTTTGTGGCAAGAAAGAATCCTATATACG GAAGAACATTGTTCCTCATGAGTACAGACGCCACTTTCCTATCCAGATGAAGGACCATAATTCTCACGATgtcctgctgctctgcacagcttGTCATGCTGTCTCAAATTACTATGATAACAACTTTAAACAGCATCTAGCAACAGAATTCTCTGCCCCCAttggctgtgaggagggggtgCGTATGTTGGAGGATCCTACAAGGAGGCAGGTGCGTTCAGCGGCAAGAGCTCTTCTCAATGCATCTAAGCTGCCTGAGAGCCGTAGAGAAGAACTGATGTCTGAGATCAGAGCGTTTTACTATACTGATGAAGTTACTGAGGAGACGCTAAAGGAGGCTGCCAATCTGGAGACCAG AATCTGCAATGAGACCTATACTCCTCATGGACTGAAAGTCGTGCAATGCTATGCAAAGGGTGGCCTGAAATCTCTTATGGAATTGGAGAAACGCTGGCGCCAACACTTTTTGGACAAGATGTCCCCAAAATTCCTTCCGCAGCAGTGGTGTGTTGATCATAATCATAGTAAACTTATAAAAAAATATGGCGAAGACCTGCCTATTCAGCTTGGTTAA
- the EXD2 gene encoding exonuclease 3'-5' domain-containing protein 2 isoform X2 encodes MPRHAGLTLGVASLVGTTVGCLILWKLIKRRRRQLYTSVDKKDLCTALITEVQDSHHGVQQPLERESVVFSVEKILQADVKIVSKTEEWDVVWPLLQKDLDVYPVLGMDCEWVSVDGRTNPISLLQMASHSGLCVLVRLPRLASTAYNIPKTLITLLANSGVLKVGVGCWEDASKLMNDYGLSVKGTVDIRYLAMRHRRDIFQNSLSLKSLSETILCYPLDKSFQLRCSNWDAEEFTQDQVCYAARDAQVSVALFLQLLGFFTSESPTAWEYFLGKCQGLVDVPFKGKGVVNVISKQKKEGSIEQSASNAQGDPRRHKKKPLGVGYSVRKSPLYDNCFLHAPDGQPLCTCDRKKAQWYLDKGIGDLISSNPFVVRLRFEPSGRPESSVDYYLTVKENLCVVCGKKESYIRKNIVPHEYRRHFPIQMKDHNSHDVLLLCTACHAVSNYYDNNFKQHLATEFSAPIGCEEGVRMLEDPTRRQVRSAARALLNASKLPESRREELMSEIRAFYYTDEVTEETLKEAANLETRICNETYTPHGLKVVQCYAKGGLKSLMELEKRWRQHFLDKMSPKFLPQQWCVDHNHSKLIKKYGEDLPIQLG; translated from the exons ATGCCCAGGCATGCAGGTTTAACCCTTGGTGTTGCCTCTTTGGTGGGTACTACAGTAGGATGCCTAATCCTGTGGAAGCTTATTAAACGCCGGAGGCGACAGTTGTATACGAGTGTTGATAAGAAGGACTTGTGTACTGCACTGATCACAGAAGTCCAAGACTCTCATCATGGTGTACAGCAGCCATTAGAAAGAGAGAGCGTGGTGTTCTCAGTGGAGAAAATCCTGCAGGCTGATGTGAAGATAGTCTCAAAGACTGAAGAATGGGATGTGGTGTGGCCTTTATTACAGAAAGATCTTGACGTGTACCCGGTACTTGGCATGGACTGCGAGTGG GTGTCTGTAGATGGGAGAACAAACCCGATCTCCCTGCTACAGATGGCCTCCCACAGTGGCCTTTGTGTCCTGGTTCGTTTGCCCCGGTTGGCCAGCACTGCCTACAACATCCCAAAGACCCTAATAACTCTACTAGCAAACAGCGGTGTTCTGAAAGTAGGTGTTGGTTGTTGGGAAGATGCTTCAAAACTCATGAATGACTATGGCCTGTCTGTGAAGGGCACTGTGGATATACGCTACCTGGCAATGAGACATAG GAGGGACATTTTCCAGAACAGCCTCAGTCTTAAAAGTCTGTCTGAAACCATCCTGTGCTATCCTCTGGATAAATCCTTTCAGCTTCGCTGTAGTAACTGGGATGCCGAAGAGTTCACacaggatcag GTGTGTTATGCTGCCAGGGATGCCCAggtttctgttgcactcttccttCAGTTACTTGGATTCTTCACTTCGGAGTCTCCCACGGCATGGGAGTATTTCCTGGGCAAGTGCCAAGGTCTGGTTGATGTTCCGTTTAAAGGGAAAGGTGTTGTAAATGTCATTTCAAAACAGAAGAAGGAAGGATCTATAGAACAATCTGCATCTAATGCCCAGGGAGATCCTCGCAGACATAAGAAGAAACCTCTGGGAGTAGGTTATTCAGTAAG GAAGTCGCCACTGTATGATAACTGTTTCCTGCATGCTCCTGATGGACAGCCGCTATGCACATGTGATAGGAAGAAAGCCCAGTGGTATCTGGATAAAGGCATTGGAG ACTTGATCAGCAGTAATCCATTTGTAGTGCGACTACGCTTTGAGCCTTCTGGTCGTCCAGAGTCAAGTGTGGATTACTACCTCACTGTTAAGGAAAATCTCTGTGTGGTTTGTGGCAAGAAAGAATCCTATATACG GAAGAACATTGTTCCTCATGAGTACAGACGCCACTTTCCTATCCAGATGAAGGACCATAATTCTCACGATgtcctgctgctctgcacagcttGTCATGCTGTCTCAAATTACTATGATAACAACTTTAAACAGCATCTAGCAACAGAATTCTCTGCCCCCAttggctgtgaggagggggtgCGTATGTTGGAGGATCCTACAAGGAGGCAGGTGCGTTCAGCGGCAAGAGCTCTTCTCAATGCATCTAAGCTGCCTGAGAGCCGTAGAGAAGAACTGATGTCTGAGATCAGAGCGTTTTACTATACTGATGAAGTTACTGAGGAGACGCTAAAGGAGGCTGCCAATCTGGAGACCAG AATCTGCAATGAGACCTATACTCCTCATGGACTGAAAGTCGTGCAATGCTATGCAAAGGGTGGCCTGAAATCTCTTATGGAATTGGAGAAACGCTGGCGCCAACACTTTTTGGACAAGATGTCCCCAAAATTCCTTCCGCAGCAGTGGTGTGTTGATCATAATCATAGTAAACTTATAAAAAAATATGGCGAAGACCTGCCTATTCAGCTTGGTTAA